Within the Saccharopolyspora gloriosae genome, the region TCCACGAAGGTCAGCACCGGGATGTTGAACGCGTCGCAGGTGCGCACGAACCGCGCGGCCTTCTCGCCGGCGTCGATGTCGAGGGTGCCTGCCATCTGCGTGGGCTGGTTGGCGACCACCCCGACGCTGCGCCCCTCGACCCGGCCGTAGCCGACCACGATGTTCGGCGCGAACAGCGCGGAGACCTCCAGGAACTCGCCCTCGTCGAGGACCTTGGCGAGGACTTCCTTGACGTCGTAGGGCTGGTTCGGCGAGTCCGGCACCAGGGTGTCGAGTTCGAGGTCGGTTTCCCCGACGTTGTCCGCGATGGAACCGGACTCGGGATCGGCGTCGAACGCGGGCGCCTCGGAGAGGTTGTTCGAGGGCAGGAACGAGAGCAGTTCCTTGACGTAGTCGATCGCGTCCTGCTCATCGGAGGCCAGGTAGTGCGCGTTGCCGGAACGGGAGTTGTGCGTGCGGGCACCACCGAGGTCCTCGAACGTCACCTCCTCACCGGTCACCGTCTTGATCACGTCCGGGCCGGTGATGAACATGTGTGAGGTCTGGTCGACCATCACGGTGAAGTCGGTGATCGCGGGCGAATACACCGCGCCGCCCGCGCACGGGCCGACGACCAGCGAGATCTGCGGGATCACGCCGGAGGCGTGGGTATTGCGCTTGAAGATCTCCGCGTAGAGGCCGAGCGCGGCCACGCCCTCCTGGATGCGGGCACCACCGGAGTCGTTGATGCCGACCAGCGGGCACCCGATCTTGAGCGCCAGGTCCATCACCTTGACGATCTTCTCGCCGAAGACCTCGCCCAGCGAGCCGCCGAACACGGTGAAGTCCTGCGAGAACACGCAGATCTTGCGGCCGTCGACCGTGCCGTAACCGGTGACCACACCGTCGCCGTAGGGGCGGTCGGCGTCCAGCCCGAAGTTCGTCGAGCGGTGCCGGGCGTGCTCGTCGAGCTCCACGAAAGAACCTTCGTCGAGCAGCAGGTCGATGCGCTCGCGAGCGGTCAGCTTGCCCTTGGCGTGCTGGCGCTCGATCGCGCGGTCGGACCCCGCGTGCACCGCCTCGTGATTGCGCCGGTACAGATCCGCCAGCCGACCGGCGGTCGTGTGGATGTCCGGCTCTTCCGCCGGCGGCACGCCCACCGGTTCCGTCGCGCTGCTCATCGCTCCTGCGACCCGCCATTCCTTGCTCGTGGACGACTTCCGTGGCCGTGGCCCGGCTCGCCGGTCGCGGCCTCGTCGCGAGCCGCCCGCACTCCGGGCACTCCGAGGGACCGCGCCGTTGCGCGCCGCCGCACGACCGGAACCCGTACGTCCGCGCCGCCCGGGTCCCCCGTTCGGAGGTTAGTTCGAGCGCACCCGGCCAGTCAACCGAGAAGTGATCCCGCCCTAGCCTCCATCCAGCCCCAAAAGACCTAGAAAAACGCCGTCCCGGTTGCGAGAAGTGAACAGCGGCTAGCACGCACGGCACAAGAAGCGCTCATGGACCGCTGGTGAACATGAGTGCCGCGCCGACTCGCCGCACGGCTTCGGGGGCGCGCACCGTGCCGGTCCGCGCCATGTCGTTGGCCAGCGTCAACGTGGCCTGCACCAGGACTCGCGCGGTGGCCGGATCGAGCTCCGGCCGCACCTCCCGCAGCAGCGACACCCATTCCGTGACGTATTCGCGCTGGGTCTGCCGCGCCCGGTGCCGTTCATGGTCCGGGAGGTGTCCTACTTCGCCGACCAGAATGTCGATGAATCCGCCGTGGTCGAGCGCGAAGGTGATGTAGGACCACAGCAGCTCTCGCAGCGCCTCCCCCGCGTCGCCAGAGCGGACCAGCGTGCGGCCGAGGTCGATCTCCAGCCACGCCGAGCCTCGGGTGATCACCGCGTCGAGCAGTTCCTGCTTGCTGGCGAAGTGGTTGTAGACGCTGGGACCGGCGATGCCCACCTCAGCCCCGATCTCCTCGGTGGTGACGGCCGCGTAGCCGCGTTCGGCGAACAGCCGGGTCGCCGCCGACAACAGCTGCCGCCGCCGAGACGCGCCGCCGCGTTGCAGCAGCAGCGCGTCGGCGTCCGGGCTCGCGGCGCCACGACCGGAGACCAGCGGCGGCAGGTCGACGATCGTGAACACCACATCCCGCAGCAGCTCCTCGAACTGGGCGCGCGGCAGCTCGACGTGGTGGTAGGAGGGACTAGTCAGCGCGCTGAACAGGCACCAGCCGCGGAACCGGGCGTCGTCCTCGCCCAGGTCCGGGCGCCAGGCCCGCGCGAGGTCGGCGAGCCCGCCCGCGACGACCCGCAGCTGGTTCTTGAGCTCGTCGCGGTCCTCGGCGGGCAGGTGCCGGGCCTCGCGTTGCCAGAGCACGCCGAGCTCGCGGTGATCGAGCGCGGCCGCGGCCAGTTCGCGCACCACCGCGTCGAGATCGGCCGACCGGGCGTCGAGCACCTGCTCGAAGGGCTGCAGGTGGGTGAGCACAACGCGCCGCAGCAGCAGCTGCTTGCCCTTGAAGTGCCGGTACAGCGCCGACGGGCCGACTCCGACGGCCTCGGCGATGTCGCTGACGCCGACCCGCGCGTAGCCCTGTTCGTAGAACAGGCGGGAGGCGGCGGAGAGGATGAGCTCGCGCCGATTTCGCGGGCGGATTCCGCCCGGCCTCGTCTCCGCCACTGCCACGACCTCCCGGCACGTCCTCGGCCCGTCACGGTGTTCGCCGCGGCGGTTTCGGCACAGGATAGGCCGCGATTCCGAACGAACAGGTCACGCGCGGTGCAAGCCCGCTCACATCTCCGCGATCGTGGATTACAGTCAGTCCTGACCGCCAACCAGGGAGGCGTGCGCGCCACCGGTCAGTCCCCGAGCCGCAAGGAGAGCCCGGTCATGACGACCTCCGCAGGGATCCGCAGCACCACCGACCACGGCGTGCGCACCGTCCACCTCGCACGACCCGAACTGCGCAACGCCATGGACGGCGCGATGTTCGCCGCCTACTACACCGCGCTCGTCGAGGCCGACGCCGATCCCGAGGTCCGGGCCATCGTCGTCACCGGCGACGGCGACTGGTTCTGCAGCGGAGCCGCACCCGACACGCTGCACCTGCTGGCCGGAGATGACGCGCCCGACCTGGAAACCTCGCTCGGGCACCCGCCGCACCTGCCGATGACCCTGCGCAAGCCGTTGATCGCGGCGATCAACGGTGGAGCCGCCGGGCTCGGGCTCGCCCAAGCGCTGTTCGCCGACGTGCGGTTCCTCGCCGACGGCGCCCGGCTGTCCACCGCGTTCAGCAAGCTGGGCCTCATCGGCGAGTACGGCACCGCGTGGCTGCTGCCCAGGCTCGTCGGGGTGGCCTCGGCGATGGATCTGCTGCTGTCGGCGCGCAAGGTCGAGGCCGCGGAGGCGAAGGAACTCGGCCTGGTGCAGCGCGTGCTGCCACAGCCCGACGTGCTGGCCGCGGCCCAGGACTACGCCCGCGAACTGGCCGCGAACTGCTCACCCCGCTCGATGGCGGTGATCAAGCAGCAGGTGTGGCGTGGCTTGGATCTCGACGGTCCGCAGGCCGTCTCGGAGTCGGTGCGGCTGATGGTCGAGTCGCTGAGCGCACCGGATTTCCAAGCGGCAGTGCGCGGTCTCGGGCAGCGCGGCCCGGTGGCATTCCCCCCTCTCGGTCAGGTGTGAGCGATTCCCGTCACGCCCCGAGTGCGCGCGTCGTTGCACAGTCGGAGGGCTCGGCTCGACCGGGCCGCAAGGGAGGTTGGACATGGCACGCACCTGGCTGCGGCGCATCGCGGAACTGGACCCGGTCACCGACCATCACGAGATCTACCGCATCTCCATCGGCTACGAGTTCCCCTTCGACTACCAGCGGGCGCTGGAGTTCGCCCTGTTCCGGACCTATTGCGTGCCGAGCATCTCGGCGCTGCTGGCCGCGACGGGCGAATTCGAGAAGCGCCCCCAGCAACGTTACGACGACACCGCGCTGCTGATGGCCGAGATCGCCGAGCACGGCTACGCCTCCGAACGCGGCAAGCAGGCGCTGCGCACCGTCAACCGGGCGCACGGGCGCTACGTCATCTCCAACGACGACATGCTCTACGTGCTCTCGACCTTCGTCTACGACCCGATCGACTGGATCGACCGGTTCGGGTGGCGGCCGCTGCACCAGCACGAGCGGGATGCGGGCTTCTACTACTTCCAAGCCGTCGGCAAACGCATGGGAATCAAGAACATTCCGCCGACGTACGCCGACTTCCGCCGGTTCAAGGCGGACTACGAACGCGAGCATTTCCGCTACAACGACACCAACCACATGATCGGCCGCTACACCTTGGACCTGTTCTGCTCGTGGTTCCCGAAGCCGCTGCGCCCATCGGTGTCGCTGGCGGTCCGGGCACTGCTGGACGAGCCGATGCTCACCGCCTTCGGCTTCCGCGCCGCGCCCGGATGGGTCACCAAGGCGGCGCACGGCGCGTTGCAGCTGCGCGCGGCCGTGGTGCGGCGGATGCCGGAACGCACCGAGTCCAAGTTGGCGCAGGACTCGGGCAACAGCACCTACCCGAATTATCCGCGCGGATACACCCCCGCCGACCTCGGTGCTCCGGCGCCGAGCGGCATCGACCCCAAGTGGCTCCGCTCCGGCGGCTGCCCGGTGCCGCAGGGGAAGGACTGAACGAAGCGGGCGAACGGACCGTTCGTCCGATCCCATTGGGCAAACGGTCCGTTCACTCCACAACCGAAGCACGCCCGCGAGCCTTGTCGCCGGGAGCTTTTGCGCGCCACCGCCGGCGCGGTGTTCTCGCGCCGCAGCTCCCGGCCGCGAGTCGTTGATCAGCGCCTGTCCAGTTCGGCCAGGAGGCCGCGTACTCGCTGGTCGATGTCGTCTCGGATGACTCGGACGTCCTCGATCCGCTTGCCTGCCGGGTCGGTCAGCTCCCAGTCGAGGTACCGCTTTCCGGGGAAGACGGGGCAGGCGTCACCGCAGCCCATCGTGATCACAACGTCAGCCGCGACTACTGCTCCGGTCGTGAGTTTCCTCGGCACCTCCTGCGAAAGGTCGATGCCGAGTTCGAGCATCGCCTCGTAGACGGCCGGGTTGATGGTCTCGGCGGGGTCCGACCCGGCGGAACGAACGACGACCTTGCCGTGGGCATGGTGTTGCAGCAGCGCGGCGGCCATCTGGGAGCGGCCCGCGTTGTGCACGCAGACGAACAGAACCTCGGGCAAGGCGTCTCCTGGGAAGGTCATCGAGCAGGCTCTCCGCCCGGCGCCGGCTGCGGGCCGGTGAACCAGCGGCGTGCGGCCAGGGACACGTAGACGAGGGCCACGAGCACCGGGACTTCGATGAGAGGCCCGACGACCCCGGCGAGTGCTTGCCCGCTGGTCACGCCGAACGTGGCGATGGCGACCGCGATGGCGAGTTCGAAGTTGTTTCCGGCCGCGGTGAACGACAGCGTGGCCGCCCGTTCGTAGCCCAGGCCGATCACCTTGCCCAGCGCGAAGGAACCCGCCCACATCACCGCGAAGTAGGCCAGCAGCGGCAGCGCGATCCGCGCCACGTCCACCGGGTGGGCCGTGATCTGCTCACCTTGCAACGCGAACAGGATCACGATGGTGAACAGCAACCCGTAGAGGGCTACAGGGCCGATCCGGGGCAGGAACCGGCTCTCGTACCAGTCGCGCCCCTTGGCGCGTTCACCGAACCTGCGGGTGAGGTACCCGGCCACCAGCGGGATCCCGAGGAAGATCAGCACGGATTCGGCGATCTGCCAGGGTGATGCTTCGAGCCCGACCGTGGGCAGCCCGAGCCATCCCGGAAGGACGCTGAGGTAGAACCACCCCAGCCCCGCGAAGGCCACGACCTGGAACACCGAGTTCAGCGCGACCAGCACGGCAGCCGCTTCCCGATCGCCGCACGCCAGATCATTCCAGATGATCACCATCGCGATGCAGCGCGCCAATCCCACGATGATCAACCCGGTGCGGTACTCCGGCAGATCCGGAAGGAAGGTCCAGGCCAGCGCGAACATCAACGCCGGACCAATGATCCAGTTCAGCACCAACGACGAGACCATGAGTCGCTTGTCGCCGGTGACCGTCTCCAGGCGGTCGTAGCGAACCTTGGCCAGAACCGGGTACATCATCACCAGCAGGCCCAGCGCGATCGGCAACGAGATTCCATCGAGCTGCACCGCGTTCAGCACCGGCCCGAGCCCGGGAACCCACCGCCCGGCCAACAGGCCCACGAGCATCGCCGCGCCGATCCACACGGGCAGGAACCGATCCAACGTCGAGAGCTTCCCGGCGACCGCCACACCCCCGCGTTCCCGGATGCTCGTCATGCCGACACCGCCGCATCCCCGGCCGGCGCCAGCGCCTCCGAGACCAGGTTCAACGTCTCCGGCCGCACCCGGTAGTAGATCCACGTTCCCCGGCGCTCACCGTCGATCACCCCGGCTTCTCGGAGGATCTTCAAGTGGTGCGAAATAGTCGGCCCGGACAGCTCGAACGCACCTGTCAGATCGCACACGCACGCTTCACCGCCCTCGTGCGACGCGATCAGCGACAACAGCCGCAGCCGCACCGGCTCGCCGATCGCTTTGAACACTCGCGCGAGCGCCACAGCCTGAGCTTCCCCGAGCGGTTCCCGCAGCACCGGAGAGCCGCACAGGGCCGCATCGTCCGGCGGCACCTCTTGTTTCGACATGCTTCTATATTGACGCCCATCGAACCAACAGCGCAAGCTAGGCCCATCAGGCTGTTTCGATGTACGTCTGACCAAGGAGAGGTCATGCCACGGATGCAGCTCGCGCTACGAGTCGGCGACCTTGAAGGATCGATCGCGTTCTACTCGAAGTTGCTCGGTAGCGAACCGGCCAAGCTCCGGCCCGGCTATGCGAACTTCGCCGTTGCCGAACCGCCGCTGAAGTTGGTCTTACTGGAAGGCGAACCCGGCCAGGACACCGGTCTTGATCACCTCGGAGTCGAAGTCGACAGCACCGATGAGGTCAACGCCGCCACCGACCGGCTCAGCGCACTCGGGTTGTTCACCGAAGTCGAAGACGACACCACCTGTTGCTACGCCCGCCAAGACAAGGTCTGGGTGCACGGCCCCGGCCGGGAACCGTGGGAGGTCTACGTCGTCAAGGCCGATTCCGGAAGCTTCGGCCCCGAGCAGCAGCCCGAACCCTGCAGCACCGACAACAAGCATTCCCTGATCGATCACTGACTTCTGTACCTGCACTGGTCGGAGAACCCGCGCGGACATTGCCGCACCTCAGCGAACTCCGGCGAGAACAACGGACCGTCCGATCCGCTCGGACGGACGGTCCCTTCACTCCGCACCACCCCAACACCGACCGCAGCGGATTCGAGTGAACGGACCGTTCGCCCAATCCCCTTGGACGAACGGTCCGTTCACACCTCGCGTCAGGTGTAGAGCGAGTTGATGTCGTCGGCGTAGCGCTCCTGGACGACTTTGCGCTTGATCTTCAGGGTCGGGGTGAGCTCGCCGCTTTCCGCGGTCCACGGCCGGTTCAGCACCTCGTAGCGCTTGATCTGCTCGGCGCGGGCGAGCTGTCCGTTCACCTCGGTCAGCAGCGCGTCCAGCTCAGCGCGCACCTTCGGATGCGCCGCCAGCTCACCGAAGTCGCCGCTGATGCCGTGCGCCGTCGCCCAGCCGGGCGCGGCCTCGTCGTTGAGCACGATCAGCGCCGTCAAGTAGGGCCTGCGGTCGCCGATGGCCACCGCGTGCCCGACCAGCGGGTGCGCCCGCAGCAGACCCTCCACCTTCGCCGGGGCGATGTTCTTGCCGGTGGCGGTGATGATGAGTTCCTTCTTGCGGTCGGTGATGGTCAGGTAGCCCTCGTCGTCGACCCGGCCGATGTCGCCGGTGGCGAGCCAGCCCTCGTCGTCGGTGGCGCGGACGATCTCACCGGAATCGTCGAGGTAGCCCAGGAACACCACCGGCCCGCGCACGAAGACCTCACCGTCGTCGCCGAAGCGCAGCTCCACACCCGGCACCGGTTTGCCGACGGAACCGGGCCGGTAGGCGTCGGCGGTGTTGGCGGTGGCGCATCCGGTGGTCTCGCTCATCCCCCATACCTCCAGCACGTCGATGCCGATGCTCGCGAGGAATTCGAGGACGTGCAGCGGTAGCGGAGCGGCACCGCTGCTGGCCCAGCGCAGCTCGTCGAGACCGAGCATCGCGCGCATCGGGCGCAGCACTCGGGCGTCCGCTTCGGCGAGCCGTTCGGCGTGCTCGGCGGGCACCTGCTCACCCCGTCCGCGCAGCCGGAACGCGTGCAGGGCGAGTTCCTGGGCGGTGGCGAGGGCTTCGCGTTGCGGCTCGGCTTGGCGGGCGATGACCGCCTGCAGGCCTGCGGTGATCTTCTCCCACACCCGGGGCACGCCGAAGAACGCGGGCGGGCGCACGAACGCCAGCGTCTGCACCACTTCCGAGGCGTCCGGGCACACCGAGACGTGCAGCGCCTTGTACAGCGCGCGGTAGATGCCCAGTTCCCGTTCGGCGACGTGCGCCAGCGGCAGGTACGACACCGAGCGGGCGCCGTCCGGTGTGGGCGCCATGCGGTCCACGGCGACGGCCTCGTAGATGGCGTTGCGGTGGCTGAGCACCACGCCTTTCGGGTCGCCGGTGGTGCCGGAGGTGTACATCATCGCCAGCGCATCGTCGGAGCCGATGTGCGCCCAGTACCGCTCGAACACGGCGGGGTCGGCCCGGTGCAGCTCGGCCCCCGCGGCGGCGAGTTCGTGCCAGCGCACGTAGCGGTCGTCGCCGGGCGGGGTCGCCACCTCCGGATCGAGCACCACGACGGTGCGGACCGAGGTGTCCTCGGCCAGCACCGGCGTCCACCGGTCGAGTTCGGCGGCGCCTTCGAGCACCACCACGGCGGGTTTGCCGTGAGCCGTGACGAACGCGATCTGCTCGGTGCTCAGCGTCGCGTACGCGGTGCAGGGCAACGCCGCCAGGTGGGTGGCGGCGAGGTCGACGATCCAGTGCTCCGGACGACTCGACATCATGATCATCATTCGGCCCCCGGCGGTGAGCCCGTACTCGGCGAGGCCGCGCGCCACCTCTTCGCGCAGTTCCGCCCAGGTCAACGTGGTGTCGGTCCCGCTCAGCGCCGGCTGCCGGGGTTGCTCGCGCGCGTTGCGCGCGAGCAGGCCGGGGATGGTCAGCCCATCGGCGGCCGCGGCGCATTCTGCTGCGATCGTCACGTCACTCGCTCCTCACTGTCCGCGCGTGCGGAAAACCTGCCGTGCCAACGGAAAACCGGTTCGGTCGGACGACGCGTTGCGGCCGCCCGCCCGGCCCGCTCAGATCAGCTTCACGTCGTCGATGAGCCACTTGTCGTCGGGATGCACGAGGGTGAGCTGCATCCGAGTCCGGTCCACCCTCGGCTGCGGGCTGTTGGTGTTGGTGATGGTCTGGTCGACGAACAGCACCAGCACCGCCCGGTCCTGCTCCGCCTGCACCACGCCCGCGTTGAGCACCTCGCCCTTCGACGTCGCCTGGTACTGCTGGATGAGCTGGGTCAACCCGTCGCTGACCTCCTGGTACTGGCGGGCGAAGGCGGGCGAGGCGTTGTCCGACACCGACCCGAAGTTGTCCTGCAGGTTCTGGTGGTCGTAGGTGGTGAGGGCGAGCGCGTACTGCTTCCCGGCCACGAGCGCCTCCTGCCGCGCGGAGTCCCGCGCGGCACCGGCCTGGAGCTGCAGCCCGGTGTAGCCGAGGCCGCCGAGCAGCAGCAGGATCACCAGGGCCGCGATCAGCACGGGCGGCCTGCGCAACGCTCCCAGTCTCGTTCGACCGGGGGCGCCCGTCGCGGATTCCCCGATCTCCACTCGGGATTCGGCCTCATCTTCATCCACAGTGGACTCTGGTTCGATGGTTCCCCCGCCCTGATCCGCGAGGTCGGCCGCCTCGGGTCCCGCAGGGGCCGCTTCCGCGCCCTCACCGGGCGCGGAAGTTCCAGCGGTGCCGGGCGCGTCCGCCTCCGGGAGGCGGGTGCGGGTCGTCCCGGCGTCGCGGTCGGATTCGGCTCGGTCGCTGGTCATCGCACTCCCTGGAACATGATCGAGGACCACGGCCGTGGCCCCAGGACCCCGCCGTCCCCGCGCACCGCGCCGCTGGGCGCGGCGTCCGGGGAGGCGGGCTGCGCACCCGGCGGCGCCGCCGGGTACTGCGCCGGGTCGGCCTCCGATGCGACCGCCGGCGAGTCGGGGCGCGGGGCGCTGTCGGCTCCGCGCTGTGAAAGGCCCGGCCCCGGCGCGCAACTCCAGCCGAGCTGCGGGTCGCGCGGAGCCGTTTCGGTCGGGGTGCGCCGCTCGGTGCCGTAGTAGCAGGCAGGTCCTTGGGCGGCGACCAGGTAGAAGTCGGCGACGTCGCCGTGCACGATGCTCGCGAGGTCGGAGAGCCCCTGCGGCAGCGCAGTCATCGTCTCCCGCAGCGCGGGAACGTGGCTGCCGAGCACGTCGCCGGTGACCAGCAGGTTCCCCAACAAGGCACTGGCGGCGCCCTCGTTCCGCGCGAGCAGGTCCGTCACCGAACGCGTCGTTTCCGGCACCGTCTCGGCGAGGTGGCGGATCGCCGGGTCCTGCGCCCGCGCCTCATCGGCGAGCTCCCGCACCGAAGCCGCCAGCCGCGGCAGGCCCCCGTCCCCCTCGATCGAGCCCAGCACCTGCGGCCCCTGCTCGATCAGGTTGCTGATCTGCGGTTCCCGCTCGGCCGCGAGCCGGGTGAGGTCACGGGTGTTGTCCATGATCCGGCGCAGGTCGGGACCGGCGCCGTTGAGCCCGGTGGATGCCGCCTCGGACAGCACCCGCAGGTCGTGCGGATCGATGGTCTCGGCCAAGTCGGTGACGTGCACCAGGAACGTCTCCAGCGGCAGCGGGGCGCTGGTGTCCTCGGCTCGGATCACGTCGCCATCGCGCAGGTACGGCGGCTCGTCGGTGGCGGGTTGCAGGTCCAGGTGCTGCACGGCCATCGGGGTGACCATGCTGATCTTGGCGACCGTGTCGGCGGGGATCCGGCTGCCGGGGTTCAGCCGCAGCCGGACCGTCACGCCCTCCCCGCCCGGGTCCAGGCCCACCGCTCCCACGGTGCCTGCGCGCACCCCGCGATAGGTGACCTGGGATGACTCCGCCAGCCCGGCGGCGTCGGGCAGCCGCACCGCCACCAGGATCGGCGCGCGGGTGGCCTGCACTCCCAGCATCGTGTTGACCACGAACACCCCGCAGCCGATGCCGATCAGCAGGAACACCGTCAGTTGGATCAGCACTGCGCGGCTCATCGGGTCCCTCCGGTCAGCAGTTCGGCGGCGGAACCGGGCGGCGTGGGACGCGTGAACGGCGCGAGGTCGGCGGAAGGGGTGGCCTCCTGATCGGGACTCCCGTACGGCAGCGGTGGGTTCTGCCCCGTCAGCAGCGGCAGCAGAGTGCCGGACACGTCGAGCGTGCCGTCCAGGTTCAGGTAGTCGCCCGGGATGGCGCTGCCCAGCTTCACCTGGAACGTGCGCAGCTCCGTCAGCGTGCTCGCGAGATCACCGTTGAACCCGGCCAGCGAGTCCAGCACCGGCCGCAACTCGTTGAGCTGCGCGGTGAACGCGGGTCCCGCCTCCTGCACGACCCCGTCGGCGGAGCGCCCCAGCTCGGTGACGCCGGTCAGCAGCCGATCGAACTGGTCGCGCTGGCTCAACAGCACGTCCACCGCCGGGGTGATGTCGCGCAGCGACGCCTCCAGCAGCGGGGTGTCGGCGGCCGTGTCGGCCGACAGCCGGTGCAGCGCGTCGATCGTGGCGTCGAACTCCGCACGGTTGGCGTCCACTTCGGACAGCAGTGCGTCGAGGCGGTGCAGCAGGTCGCGGACCTTCTGCTCCCGGCCGCCCAGTGCGGTGTTGAGCTCGGTGACGACGGTGCGCGCCTGGTCGAGCCCGCTGCCGCCGAGCACGGTGCCCAGCGCGGCGAGGGTGTTCTCCAGGTCCGGTCCGCGCGAGGTGCGCGAGAGCGGGATCGTATCGCCGTCGGAGAGGACTTCCGGTGAGCCCGGCTGTGCGGGCGGCTCCAGCACCACGAACTGCTCACCGAGCGCCGCGGTCAGTTCCAGTCGCGCGGCGGTGTCCTTCGGCAGCCGCAGTCCCGGGTTCAGGTCCAGCCGCGCCACCGCCTTGAAGTCCTTCGTGGACAGTTCGCGCACTCGCCCGACGGTGGCCTGCCCGATCCGCACCGCACCGCCGACGGGCAGGTTGGAGACGTCGCTGAACACCGCGGTCACCCGAGGACCGCCGCTCGCCCCGCCCGACGGCAGTTCGTGCAGGCTCAGCCCGCACGAACTCGTCAGCACCGCGATGCCCAGCACCAGCGGTAACAGCTTGAAAGTCCGCACTAGCCGCCTCCCGCCATGGTGTGCAGTGGATCGAGATCGGGCGGGAACCGGATCGGGTTCACCAGGCCCGGGCCGGAGCACAACGGAACGGGAATCCGCTCGCACAGCCGAGCGGTCGCGGGGAACTGGGCGAGGTTCGAGGAGATGTTCAGCCGGATCCGCAGCCGCTCGTCCTCCGTGACGGCCCGGCTGAAGTTGCCGAACACCAGCGGCAACGTGGTGAGCACTTCGGAGAGCTGCTCGCGCTGCGCGGCGACCTGCGCGGTGGTGCCCGCGAGGTCGTGCACGCTGCCGGTGAGGTCACCGCCGTGCTCCCGGATCAACGTGTCCGCCTCCGCGAGCGCCCTGGACAACCGTCCGATGGTCCGATCCAGGTGCAGCCGATCCCCGTTGTAGTCCTCGCTCGCCTGCCGCACCCCCGTCGCCAACGAGTCCATAGTGGATCGATGCTCGGCCAGTGCGCGCACCAGCACGTCGAGGTTGCCGATCAACTCCCCGATCTGTTCCCGGTCGCCCGCCAGCACGTCGGTCGCTCCCGCGAGCCGGTCGATCGCGGTGCGCACCTGCGGCCCGGTGCCGTCCACCGAGCTCGCCGCCGAGTGCAGCAGCGCGCCCAGGTCATCGCCCTTGCCCAGCCCGTCGGGTCCGAGCGCGGCGACCACCGTGTCCAGCGACGACATCAGCTCGTCCCAGCGGATCGGCGCGTGCGCGCGCTGCGCCGGGATCACTCCGCCGTCGGCCATCGCGGGACCGCCGGTGTAGGCCGGGCCGAGTTCCACGAACCGGTCGCTGATCAGCTGCGGGCTCATGATGTACGCGTGCGCGTCGGCGGGAACGGTGATGTCCGGGCGGACCCGCATCACCACCCGCACCACCGGACCGCGCGGATTCACCTCGTCCACGAACCCGACCGGCACGCCGAGCACGTGCACCTTGTTGCCGGGATAGATGCCGTCGGCGGTGGCGAAGTCCGCCGACACCACGTGCGCCGGATCGGGCCGCAGCAGCACGTGCCACCCGCCCGCCACGAGCAGGGCGGCAGCGCAGCCGAGCGCGATCAGCCTGGTGAGTCTCATCGGCACCCCTCGACCAGCCCGGTCAGGCACAGCAGGTTGTCCGGCAGCGGACCCGCCGGGCCGGA harbors:
- a CDS encoding enoyl-CoA hydratase-related protein, whose protein sequence is MTTSAGIRSTTDHGVRTVHLARPELRNAMDGAMFAAYYTALVEADADPEVRAIVVTGDGDWFCSGAAPDTLHLLAGDDAPDLETSLGHPPHLPMTLRKPLIAAINGGAAGLGLAQALFADVRFLADGARLSTAFSKLGLIGEYGTAWLLPRLVGVASAMDLLLSARKVEAAEAKELGLVQRVLPQPDVLAAAQDYARELAANCSPRSMAVIKQQVWRGLDLDGPQAVSESVRLMVESLSAPDFQAAVRGLGQRGPVAFPPLGQV
- a CDS encoding oxygenase MpaB family protein, whose amino-acid sequence is MARTWLRRIAELDPVTDHHEIYRISIGYEFPFDYQRALEFALFRTYCVPSISALLAATGEFEKRPQQRYDDTALLMAEIAEHGYASERGKQALRTVNRAHGRYVISNDDMLYVLSTFVYDPIDWIDRFGWRPLHQHERDAGFYYFQAVGKRMGIKNIPPTYADFRRFKADYEREHFRYNDTNHMIGRYTLDLFCSWFPKPLRPSVSLAVRALLDEPMLTAFGFRAAPGWVTKAAHGALQLRAAVVRRMPERTESKLAQDSGNSTYPNYPRGYTPADLGAPAPSGIDPKWLRSGGCPVPQGKD
- the arsB gene encoding ACR3 family arsenite efflux transporter — translated: MTSIRERGGVAVAGKLSTLDRFLPVWIGAAMLVGLLAGRWVPGLGPVLNAVQLDGISLPIALGLLVMMYPVLAKVRYDRLETVTGDKRLMVSSLVLNWIIGPALMFALAWTFLPDLPEYRTGLIIVGLARCIAMVIIWNDLACGDREAAAVLVALNSVFQVVAFAGLGWFYLSVLPGWLGLPTVGLEASPWQIAESVLIFLGIPLVAGYLTRRFGERAKGRDWYESRFLPRIGPVALYGLLFTIVILFALQGEQITAHPVDVARIALPLLAYFAVMWAGSFALGKVIGLGYERAATLSFTAAGNNFELAIAVAIATFGVTSGQALAGVVGPLIEVPVLVALVYVSLAARRWFTGPQPAPGGEPAR
- a CDS encoding TetR/AcrR family transcriptional regulator, encoding MAETRPGGIRPRNRRELILSAASRLFYEQGYARVGVSDIAEAVGVGPSALYRHFKGKQLLLRRVVLTHLQPFEQVLDARSADLDAVVRELAAAALDHRELGVLWQREARHLPAEDRDELKNQLRVVAGGLADLARAWRPDLGEDDARFRGWCLFSALTSPSYHHVELPRAQFEELLRDVVFTIVDLPPLVSGRGAASPDADALLLQRGGASRRRQLLSAATRLFAERGYAAVTTEEIGAEVGIAGPSVYNHFASKQELLDAVITRGSAWLEIDLGRTLVRSGDAGEALRELLWSYITFALDHGGFIDILVGEVGHLPDHERHRARQTQREYVTEWVSLLREVRPELDPATARVLVQATLTLANDMARTGTVRAPEAVRRVGAALMFTSGP
- a CDS encoding acyl-CoA carboxylase subunit beta, encoding MSSATEPVGVPPAEEPDIHTTAGRLADLYRRNHEAVHAGSDRAIERQHAKGKLTARERIDLLLDEGSFVELDEHARHRSTNFGLDADRPYGDGVVTGYGTVDGRKICVFSQDFTVFGGSLGEVFGEKIVKVMDLALKIGCPLVGINDSGGARIQEGVAALGLYAEIFKRNTHASGVIPQISLVVGPCAGGAVYSPAITDFTVMVDQTSHMFITGPDVIKTVTGEEVTFEDLGGARTHNSRSGNAHYLASDEQDAIDYVKELLSFLPSNNLSEAPAFDADPESGSIADNVGETDLELDTLVPDSPNQPYDVKEVLAKVLDEGEFLEVSALFAPNIVVGYGRVEGRSVGVVANQPTQMAGTLDIDAGEKAARFVRTCDAFNIPVLTFVDVPGFLPGTDQEWNGIIRRGAKLLYAYAEATVPLVTVIIRKAYGGAYDVMGSKHLGADINLAWPTAQIAVMGAQGAANILYRRRLAEAAENGEDVEALRAQLQQEYEDTLCNPYVAAERGYVDSVIPPSHTRGYLARSLRMLSDKRESLPAKKHGNIPL
- a CDS encoding helix-turn-helix transcriptional regulator, with the translated sequence MSKQEVPPDDAALCGSPVLREPLGEAQAVALARVFKAIGEPVRLRLLSLIASHEGGEACVCDLTGAFELSGPTISHHLKILREAGVIDGERRGTWIYYRVRPETLNLVSEALAPAGDAAVSA
- a CDS encoding arsenate reductase ArsC, with the protein product MTFPGDALPEVLFVCVHNAGRSQMAAALLQHHAHGKVVVRSAGSDPAETINPAVYEAMLELGIDLSQEVPRKLTTGAVVAADVVITMGCGDACPVFPGKRYLDWELTDPAGKRIEDVRVIRDDIDQRVRGLLAELDRR